Proteins co-encoded in one Montipora capricornis isolate CH-2021 chromosome 12, ASM3666992v2, whole genome shotgun sequence genomic window:
- the LOC138027810 gene encoding glycine N-methyltransferase-like isoform X1, with translation MVDSIYRTRSLGIGVSGIPDQYADGKAAKVWQHYIGGHKKRTESYREFFCNLLNENGIKHILDVACGTGVDSIMLLENNFKVTSTDASDKMLQQAWKIRWQRRKEEAFDNWVIEEGNWLSLHEANISVPNEGFDAVICLGNSFAHLPNFQGDFQNQKLAIQNFKDMLRPGGVLFIDHRNYDAILDSGKAPSRNLYYNSDCIESIKTSVLYVDGKETMITLDYTVDPSKASDDFMEEGEPIAKKGKFSEGEVSKFRLSYCPLRLNTFSNLLGDVFGKDARHEVFGDFEPLGKVELPAYYVHMIWKNQTENGVLEN, from the exons ATGGTTGATAGCATTTATCGCACTCGCTCGTTGGGAATTGGTGTTTCGGGAATTCCTGATCAGTACGCAGATGGCAAGGCAGCGAAAGTTTGGCAGCATTACATCGGCGGGCACAAGAAACGAACCGAGTCGTACAGGGAGTTCTTCTGTAACCTTTTGAACGAAAACGGGATCAAACACATTCTTGATGTGGCTTGTGGCACAGG AGTGGATTCTATAATGCTccttgaaaataacttcaaagtAACCAGTACAGATGCCAGTGACAAAATGTTACAACAGGCATGGAAGATTCGCTGGCAGCGCCGGAAAGAGGAAGCCTTTGACAACTGGG TTATTGAAGAAGGTAACTGGCTTTCCTTGCATGAGGCCAACATCAGTGTTCCAAACGAAGGATTTGATGCAGTCATCTGTCTTGGAAACTCCTTTGCTCACTTGCCAAACTTTCAAGGAgactttcaaaatcagaaacTTGCGATTCAAAACTTCAAAGACATGCTAAGACCAGGAGGAGTGCTCTTTATTGACCACCGCAATTATGATGCTATTCTTGATTCAGGCAAAGCTCCATCTCGCAATTTGTACTACAAT AGTGACTGTATTGAAAGCATTAAAACCTCAGTTCTCTATGTGGATGGCAAGGAAACCATGATCACTCTCGACTATACTGTAGACCCTTCCAAGGCTTCAGATGATTTTATGGAAGAAGGAGAACCTATTGCCAAGAAGGGGAAATTCTCTGAGGGGGAAGTCag CAAATTCCGCCTTTCATACTGCCCATTGCGTCTCAACACCTTCAGCAACCTCCTTGGTGATGTTTTTGGGAAGGATGCCAGGCATGAAGTATTTGGCGACTTTGAGCCACTGGGCAAGGTAGAATTACCAGCCTATTATGTTCACATGATCTGGAAAAACCAAACTGAAAATGGTGTTCTGGAAAACTGA
- the LOC138027810 gene encoding glycine N-methyltransferase-like isoform X2 yields MKKEGCQFLTRVDSIMLLENNFKVTSTDASDKMLQQAWKIRWQRRKEEAFDNWVIEEGNWLSLHEANISVPNEGFDAVICLGNSFAHLPNFQGDFQNQKLAIQNFKDMLRPGGVLFIDHRNYDAILDSGKAPSRNLYYNSDCIESIKTSVLYVDGKETMITLDYTVDPSKASDDFMEEGEPIAKKGKFSEGEVSKFRLSYCPLRLNTFSNLLGDVFGKDARHEVFGDFEPLGKVELPAYYVHMIWKNQTENGVLEN; encoded by the exons ATGAAAAAGGAAGGATGCCAGTTTTTGACAAg AGTGGATTCTATAATGCTccttgaaaataacttcaaagtAACCAGTACAGATGCCAGTGACAAAATGTTACAACAGGCATGGAAGATTCGCTGGCAGCGCCGGAAAGAGGAAGCCTTTGACAACTGGG TTATTGAAGAAGGTAACTGGCTTTCCTTGCATGAGGCCAACATCAGTGTTCCAAACGAAGGATTTGATGCAGTCATCTGTCTTGGAAACTCCTTTGCTCACTTGCCAAACTTTCAAGGAgactttcaaaatcagaaacTTGCGATTCAAAACTTCAAAGACATGCTAAGACCAGGAGGAGTGCTCTTTATTGACCACCGCAATTATGATGCTATTCTTGATTCAGGCAAAGCTCCATCTCGCAATTTGTACTACAAT AGTGACTGTATTGAAAGCATTAAAACCTCAGTTCTCTATGTGGATGGCAAGGAAACCATGATCACTCTCGACTATACTGTAGACCCTTCCAAGGCTTCAGATGATTTTATGGAAGAAGGAGAACCTATTGCCAAGAAGGGGAAATTCTCTGAGGGGGAAGTCag CAAATTCCGCCTTTCATACTGCCCATTGCGTCTCAACACCTTCAGCAACCTCCTTGGTGATGTTTTTGGGAAGGATGCCAGGCATGAAGTATTTGGCGACTTTGAGCCACTGGGCAAGGTAGAATTACCAGCCTATTATGTTCACATGATCTGGAAAAACCAAACTGAAAATGGTGTTCTGGAAAACTGA